A part of Geothrix oryzae genomic DNA contains:
- a CDS encoding PAS domain S-box protein, which translates to MNAMLPTRRVTPTTFARGMRGFLIAFNLLMVVFAAWALHRSRKHEVEQASITTLNLAQVLEESIKGRIRQIDLALLSIKEQTEHSPGGPFNKSLGAFAESRLARLGMVDALRITDREGRVLHGASPGTSAEVGQRDFFQALKMDPQAGLVVSRPAQDARGGAWALTLAHRIEAPDGTFAGVICATLTLEQLGRAMSLVDVGRKGSISLRGEDLDLLVRYPAFAGQEKLIGSTQVFGDYLTAVKSSAATAQFSATSVVDGQRRIYTLRKLDAPRFYVLVGLSEEDYLRTWRHQAAFAAVAVAGLVGLTLAMGWLARAAWLRQLADQERLAAQEAKYRLLAENALDVIWTMDPDGRLTYVSPSVVRQRGWTPEEFMHLGSESRALSANGAAIIQERMTRSRQALPGTQPFEQDLIQATVNRKDGQQIQVEAQWRIVWGEDGRLMGFQGVTRDVTERKRLEADREDLIRDLTQALTEVKQLSGMLPICGQCKKVRDDQGYWSQIETYLSQHTEATFTHGLCPECTAAFRQEMQARRDQRNPDERQG; encoded by the coding sequence ATGAACGCCATGCTTCCAACCCGCCGGGTGACCCCCACGACCTTCGCGCGGGGCATGCGGGGCTTCCTGATCGCCTTCAACCTCCTGATGGTGGTCTTCGCCGCGTGGGCCCTCCACCGGTCGCGGAAGCACGAGGTCGAGCAGGCTTCGATCACCACCCTCAACCTCGCGCAGGTGCTGGAGGAGAGCATCAAGGGCCGGATCCGCCAGATCGACCTGGCCCTGCTGTCCATCAAGGAGCAGACCGAGCACAGCCCGGGCGGCCCCTTCAACAAGAGCCTGGGGGCCTTCGCGGAATCCCGCCTCGCCCGCCTGGGCATGGTCGATGCCCTCCGCATCACCGACCGCGAGGGCCGAGTCCTCCACGGAGCTTCCCCGGGAACCTCGGCCGAGGTGGGGCAGCGGGACTTCTTCCAGGCCCTGAAGATGGATCCCCAGGCCGGCCTGGTGGTCTCCCGGCCCGCCCAGGATGCCCGGGGCGGGGCCTGGGCCCTGACCTTGGCCCACCGGATCGAGGCCCCCGATGGGACTTTCGCCGGAGTGATCTGCGCCACCCTCACCCTGGAGCAGCTCGGCCGCGCCATGTCCCTCGTGGATGTGGGCCGGAAGGGATCGATCTCCCTGAGGGGGGAGGACCTCGACCTCCTGGTCCGCTACCCCGCCTTCGCGGGGCAGGAAAAGCTGATCGGCAGCACCCAGGTCTTCGGCGACTACCTGACGGCCGTGAAGAGCTCCGCCGCCACCGCCCAGTTCTCCGCCACCTCGGTGGTGGACGGCCAGCGCCGCATCTACACCCTGCGGAAGCTCGATGCCCCGAGGTTCTATGTCCTGGTGGGCCTCTCGGAAGAGGACTACCTCCGCACCTGGCGGCACCAGGCCGCCTTCGCGGCGGTGGCCGTCGCTGGTCTGGTGGGCCTCACCCTGGCCATGGGCTGGCTCGCCCGGGCGGCCTGGCTGCGCCAGCTCGCAGACCAGGAGCGCCTGGCGGCCCAGGAGGCGAAATACCGCCTGCTGGCCGAGAACGCCCTGGATGTCATCTGGACCATGGACCCCGACGGCCGGCTCACCTATGTCAGCCCCTCCGTGGTGCGCCAGCGCGGCTGGACCCCCGAGGAGTTCATGCACCTGGGCTCCGAGAGCAGGGCCCTCTCCGCCAATGGTGCGGCCATCATCCAGGAGCGGATGACCCGGTCCCGCCAGGCCCTCCCGGGCACCCAGCCCTTCGAGCAGGATCTGATCCAGGCGACCGTGAACCGGAAGGATGGCCAGCAGATCCAAGTCGAGGCCCAGTGGCGGATCGTCTGGGGCGAGGACGGCCGCCTGATGGGCTTCCAGGGCGTCACCCGGGATGTCACCGAGCGCAAGCGGTTGGAGGCCGACCGTGAGGACCTGATCCGCGATCTGACGCAGGCCCTCACGGAAGTGAAGCAGCTCAGCGGCATGCTCCCCATCTGCGGCCAGTGCAAGAAGGTGCGCGACGACCAGGGCTACTGGAGCCAGATCGAGACCTACCTCTCCCAGCACACCGAAGCCACCTTCACCCACGGCCTCTGCCCCGAGTGCACCGCCGCCTTCCGGCAAGAGATGCAGGCCCGGCGGGACCAACGGAACCCCGACGAGCGTCAAGGGTGA